In Streptomyces sp. NBC_00306, a single genomic region encodes these proteins:
- a CDS encoding pyruvate dehydrogenase, which yields MAKQNVAEQCVDILVRAGVQRLYGVVGDSLNPVVDAVRRHDNIEWIHVRHEETAAFAAGAEAQITGRLAACAGSSGPGSLHLINGLYDAHRSMAPVLAIASHIPSGEIGLGYFQETHPDQLFRECSHYSELISNARQMPRLLQTAIQNAIGQSGVSVVALPGDIASQPAPDKTIEHALVTTLPSVRPGDAEIDKLVRMIDEADRVTLFCGSGTAGAHAEVMEFAERIKSPVGHALRGKEWIQYDNPFDVGMSGLLGYGAAYEATHECDLLILLGTDFPYNAFLPDDVKIAQVDVRPEHLGRRSKLDLAVWGDVRETLRCLTPRVRVKSDRRFLDKMLKKHADALEGVVKAYTRKVEKHLPIHPEYVAAVLDELADDDAVFTVDTGMCNVWAARYLSPNGRRRIIGSFTHGSMANALPQAIGAQFTDRDRQVVSVSGDGGFSMLMGDFLTLVQYDLPVKIVLFNNSALGMVELEMLVAGLPSHGTTNVNPDFAAVARAAGAYGVRVEKPKQLAGALKDAFRHKGPALVDVVTDPNALSIPPKIRAEMVTGFALSTSKIVLNGGVGRMLQMARSNLRNVPRP from the coding sequence ATGGCCAAGCAGAACGTCGCGGAGCAGTGCGTCGACATCCTCGTCCGCGCCGGTGTGCAGCGGCTGTACGGAGTCGTCGGCGACAGCCTCAACCCTGTCGTCGACGCCGTCCGGCGGCACGACAACATCGAGTGGATCCACGTCCGGCACGAGGAGACCGCCGCCTTCGCGGCGGGCGCCGAGGCACAGATCACCGGCAGGCTCGCGGCTTGCGCCGGCTCCAGCGGCCCGGGCAGCCTGCATCTGATCAACGGGCTGTACGACGCTCATCGCTCGATGGCCCCGGTGCTCGCCATCGCCTCGCACATCCCCTCCGGCGAGATCGGGCTCGGCTACTTCCAGGAGACCCACCCGGACCAGCTGTTCCGCGAGTGCAGCCACTACAGCGAGCTGATCTCCAACGCACGGCAGATGCCCCGGCTGCTGCAGACCGCGATCCAGAACGCGATCGGACAAAGTGGTGTCAGTGTCGTGGCACTCCCCGGCGACATCGCGTCCCAGCCCGCCCCGGACAAGACGATCGAACACGCACTGGTCACGACCTTGCCTTCGGTACGCCCCGGGGACGCCGAGATCGACAAGCTGGTCCGGATGATCGACGAGGCGGACCGGGTCACCCTCTTCTGCGGAAGCGGCACGGCGGGGGCGCACGCGGAGGTCATGGAGTTCGCGGAGCGCATCAAGTCCCCGGTCGGTCACGCCCTGCGCGGCAAGGAATGGATCCAGTACGACAACCCGTTCGACGTCGGCATGAGCGGACTGCTCGGCTACGGCGCCGCCTACGAGGCGACGCACGAGTGCGACCTGCTGATCCTGCTGGGCACCGACTTCCCGTACAACGCCTTCCTCCCCGACGACGTCAAGATCGCCCAGGTCGACGTCCGGCCCGAACACCTGGGCCGCCGCTCCAAACTGGACCTTGCTGTCTGGGGCGACGTACGGGAGACGCTGCGCTGTCTCACGCCGCGGGTCCGGGTCAAGTCGGACCGCAGGTTCCTCGACAAGATGCTGAAGAAGCACGCCGACGCGCTGGAGGGCGTGGTCAAGGCGTACACCCGCAAGGTCGAGAAACACCTACCCATCCACCCGGAGTACGTCGCCGCGGTGCTCGACGAACTCGCCGACGACGACGCCGTGTTCACCGTCGACACAGGCATGTGCAATGTGTGGGCCGCGCGCTATCTCTCCCCCAACGGCCGGCGCCGGATCATCGGTTCGTTCACCCACGGCTCGATGGCCAACGCCCTTCCCCAGGCGATCGGGGCGCAGTTCACCGACCGCGACCGCCAGGTCGTCTCGGTGTCCGGCGACGGCGGATTCTCCATGCTGATGGGCGACTTCCTCACCCTCGTCCAGTACGACCTGCCGGTGAAGATCGTCCTGTTCAACAACTCCGCACTCGGCATGGTGGAGCTGGAGATGCTGGTCGCCGGTCTTCCCTCGCACGGCACCACCAACGTGAACCCCGACTTCGCGGCCGTGGCCCGCGCGGCGGGAGCGTACGGGGTCCGGGTCGAGAAGCCGAAGCAACTGGCGGGCGCCCTGAAGGACGCCTTCCGTCACAAGGGCCCGGCGCTCGTGGACGTGGTCACGGACCCCAACGCCCTCTCGATCCCCCCGAAGATCAGGGCGGAGATGGTGACGGGGTTCGCCCTGTCGACCAGCAAGATCGTGCTGAACGGCGGGGTGGGCCGGATGCTCCAGATGGCCCGCTCGAATCTGCGCAATGTGCCGAGGCCGTAG